One window of the Nodosilinea sp. PGN35 genome contains the following:
- the secF gene encoding protein translocase subunit SecF, which translates to MKLNIIQQRGLWWGISTMLVLISLVAMAISWQQFGAPLRPGLDFAGGTRLQLTRACVATDSCTVGLDVSEVRQVLAQQGLDSSSIQVLGDDQQVLSIRTRNLDVEERTTLQSALDEAIGPFDPGSTQIDSVGPVIGRQLLVSGLLALLVSFAGIVAYLSLRFKLDYALLAILALAHDVIVTAGVFAILGLGLGIEVDSLFIVSLLTIVGFSVNDTVVIYDRVRENLKLNPGSHINDVVDSAVNQTLSRSINTSLTTILPLVAIFIFGGQTLKYFALALIVGFLAGSYSSIFVASSLLALWRERTGQAYSGDPDEATPQSEPQSEPQS; encoded by the coding sequence ATGAAGCTCAACATTATTCAGCAGCGCGGTCTGTGGTGGGGAATTTCAACCATGCTGGTGCTGATCAGCCTGGTGGCCATGGCCATTTCGTGGCAGCAGTTTGGTGCTCCTCTGAGGCCGGGGCTCGACTTTGCCGGGGGTACCCGACTCCAGCTGACTCGGGCCTGTGTGGCCACCGACAGCTGCACCGTCGGGCTCGATGTCTCCGAGGTGCGGCAGGTGCTGGCCCAGCAGGGGCTAGACTCCAGCAGCATTCAAGTGCTGGGTGACGACCAGCAGGTGCTCTCAATTCGCACCCGCAATCTCGATGTCGAGGAGCGCACCACCCTGCAAAGCGCCCTGGATGAGGCCATTGGCCCCTTTGACCCCGGTTCTACCCAAATCGACTCGGTGGGGCCGGTGATTGGGCGACAGCTGCTGGTGTCGGGCCTGCTGGCGCTGCTGGTATCTTTCGCCGGGATTGTGGCCTACCTCAGCCTGCGCTTCAAGCTCGACTACGCCCTGCTGGCGATTCTGGCTCTGGCCCACGACGTGATCGTCACCGCCGGGGTCTTTGCCATTCTGGGACTGGGGCTGGGGATTGAGGTAGACAGCCTGTTTATTGTGTCGCTGCTGACCATTGTGGGTTTCTCGGTCAACGATACGGTGGTGATTTACGATCGCGTCCGCGAGAACCTCAAGCTCAACCCCGGCAGCCACATCAACGATGTCGTTGACAGTGCCGTCAACCAAACCCTGAGCCGCTCAATCAACACCAGTCTGACCACCATATTGCCTCTGGTGGCCATTTTTATCTTTGGCGGTCAGACCCTCAAGTACTTTGCCCTGGCGCTAATTGTGGGCTTTCTGGCCGGGTCGTACTCCAGTATTTTTGTGGCCAGCTCGCTGCTGGCCCTGTGGCGAGAGCGCACCGGCCAGGCCTACAGCGGCGACCCCGACGAGGCGACCCCCCAGAGCGAACCCCAGAGCGAACCCCAGAGCTAA